The genomic stretch GAAAACGATCAACTATGGGATATGGTTTTGAGTCTTGAGCACAGTTCCGAACATCCGCTTTCCAAAGCTATTGGTCACTATGCTGAAAGTGAAGGTGGACAAATCCACAAGGTGGATCAGTTTGAATCCCTCACCGGAAAAGGGGTTCGGGGACAAGTGCTGAGTCATGAGGTGTTGATCGGTAATCTACGTTTGATGGATGAGAGCGGAGTTGCTCTCGATGACAAAGCCAAGGGTAAATTGGAGAGATGGTCAGAGGCCGGGAACACCGCCGTCTTTGTGGCAATCAATGGTCATTTGGCAGCAATGTTGGGAATCAAGGACCCGGTGAAGCCGGAATCTGAGGCTGCGGTCAGGACCCTGGAATCCATGGGCATTGAAGTATGGATGGCCACTGGGGACAGCAAGGGCACGGCGATGCGTGTGGCGCGAGAAGTAGGCCTGACCCATGTACTTTCAGAAGTGATGCCCGCAGATAAGCTGGAAAAGGTGAAGGAGCTTCAGTCCCAAGGGCACAAAGTGGCCATGGTCGGAGATGGCATCAATGATTCTCCGGCCCTAGCTCAAGCCGATGTGGGCTTTGCCATGGGCACGGGGACGGATATCGCCATGGAATCAGCCGATGTGACTTTGGTGCGAGGAGAAATTTTGTCCCTTGTTCATGCCCTGCAGGTTTCGCGGGCCACCATGAGAACAGTCCGGCAAAATCTGTTTTTCAGCTTCATCTATAATGGATTAGGGATTCCTTTGGCAGCTGGTTTACTTTATCCTCTTTGGGGTCTCTTGCTGTCACCGGTTGTCGCCTCGATAGCGATGGCCTTAAGTAGTGTGTCCGTCGTGACCAATAGTCTGCGACTGAAGAAGACTTCCATAGGAGTGCATTGATGAGTGAAAAACAGGGAGCATCCCATACGGCTCACCTTCATCGCTTGAAGCGATTGGAAGGGCAGATCCGAGGGATCGCTCGCATGATCGAGGAGCGCCGTTACTGTATGGACATCCTCACCCAACTTAAGGCCGTAAAGTCGGCTTTAGGGGCCTTGGAGGAGAAGATCATCGAGCAACACCTGAATCATTGTGTAAAGCGAGCCCTGGCATCCGACGATAAAAAGGATCAGGACGGCGCTGTGGGAGAAATTATGGAACTTCTCTCCAGTGCTCGCGGTAAGTAGTGAGAATCTAAGGTGACAGACTGTGATTCAAGATGAGACGTATGGTGCCCTTGACATACCCCATGGGGGTATAATAAGATGATACGTGGAGTTGATGAATGATTCGCGCGCGCTTTTTATCAATTTTTGTGATCACTCTGGGGTTTCTGCCTCAGGTTGTTGCCGCGCCCTGTGCTTCAGCCTGCCAGTTCAATGGCCAAGCCAAAAGGATGATGCATTTCACGCCGGCTCAGGTGAAGGCTCAAAAAGCAAATAAGTCAGATGTTGAAGAGGCAAATCTTCCTCCCTGCCATCGTCAGGCTGGAAAGACTAACCAACCTCAAGGCGAACATGCAAAATCCTGTGGACTGGGTGATTGCCTGGTTGTGGACCAAACGACTCCGCCACAGGTGATGTCATTTGGTTCGGGATGGAGCCAGGCTGATGATATTGTAACCCCGTGGCTGTCTTCTTCGCCTCAATTGAATTTTGAATTCTCACAAAGTGTGCGGCTGGTCCTTGCACAAAATGCAGCCCGTCCGCCAAACGTGCCGCTCTATATATCCCACCAAGTCTTTAGGAATTGAAAACTTCCCAAATTTAGCTCGATAAGCTGAACCCCCAGCACAGGCATGAGTCTATGTTGTTGGTCGGTTCAACTAGTTTATGTGCATCAATTTATTTGGGGTTTTCAATGAAACATCTGTTTATAGTTCTGGCATTGGTG from Pseudobdellovibrionaceae bacterium encodes the following:
- a CDS encoding metal-sensitive transcriptional regulator, which translates into the protein MSEKQGASHTAHLHRLKRLEGQIRGIARMIEERRYCMDILTQLKAVKSALGALEEKIIEQHLNHCVKRALASDDKKDQDGAVGEIMELLSSARGK